A region of Saccharococcus thermophilus DNA encodes the following proteins:
- the miaA gene encoding tRNA (adenosine(37)-N6)-dimethylallyltransferase MiaA, whose translation MGEKLVVIIGPTAVGKTKLSIALAKRLNGEIISGDSMQIYKGMDIGTAKIKPEEMEGIPHHLLDIKEPWESFSVVEFQQLARSLIHEISARGRLPMIVGGTGLYIQSVIYDYQFSTAPSDEAYRRQLRKIAEEEGEEMLHEQLKAIDPESAARIHPHNVRRVIRALEIYHCTGKTMTEWQRGQTKRLIYDAAIVGLTMEREQLYRRINERVEQMLAEGLLEEVRALYDRGIRDCQSVQAIGYKELYDYFDGRVSLEEAVEQLKQNSRRYAKRQLTWFRNQMPVQWFDMTDAEKFAEKTEEIFQYIAGKLQLEANI comes from the coding sequence ATGGGAGAGAAGCTTGTCGTCATCATTGGGCCGACCGCCGTCGGGAAAACGAAATTAAGCATCGCTTTAGCGAAACGGTTAAATGGGGAAATCATCAGCGGGGATTCGATGCAAATTTACAAAGGAATGGACATTGGAACGGCAAAAATTAAACCGGAGGAGATGGAAGGGATACCGCATCATTTGCTTGACATTAAAGAACCGTGGGAATCGTTTTCGGTTGTTGAGTTTCAACAGCTCGCCCGCTCGCTTATTCATGAAATTTCCGCACGCGGACGTTTGCCGATGATTGTCGGCGGCACCGGGCTGTATATTCAATCCGTCATTTATGACTATCAATTTTCTACCGCTCCTTCCGATGAAGCTTATCGCCGCCAGTTGCGGAAAATTGCGGAGGAAGAAGGAGAAGAAATGTTGCATGAACAATTAAAAGCCATTGACCCAGAAAGTGCGGCGCGCATTCATCCGCACAACGTCCGCCGCGTCATCCGCGCTTTAGAAATATATCATTGCACAGGCAAGACCATGACGGAATGGCAGCGTGGGCAAACGAAACGACTCATTTATGATGCCGCCATCGTCGGGCTGACGATGGAGCGGGAACAATTGTACCGCCGCATTAACGAGCGGGTCGAGCAAATGCTTGCCGAAGGGCTGTTAGAAGAAGTAAGAGCGTTATATGACCGCGGTATTCGCGACTGTCAGTCCGTCCAGGCGATTGGTTATAAAGAGTTGTATGACTATTTTGATGGGCGCGTTTCCTTAGAAGAAGCAGTCGAACAGTTGAAGCAAAACTCGCGCCGCTATGCAAAGCGGCAGCTGACATGGTTTCGAAACCAAATGCCCGTCCAATGGTTTGATATGACGGATGCAGAGAAGTTTGCTGAGAAAACTGAGGAAATTTTTCAATACATAGCAGGAAAGCTTCAATTAGAAGCGAATATATAA
- the hfq gene encoding RNA chaperone Hfq, whose protein sequence is MKNSINIQDQFLNQLRKNEIQVTVYLLNGFQLRGYVKGFDNFTVLLEVQGKQQLIYKHAISTFAPEKNVQFETE, encoded by the coding sequence ATGAAAAATTCCATTAACATTCAAGACCAGTTTTTAAATCAGTTGCGCAAAAACGAAATACAAGTCACCGTATATTTGTTAAATGGCTTTCAGCTGCGCGGTTACGTCAAAGGGTTTGACAATTTTACCGTTTTGCTGGAAGTCCAAGGAAAGCAGCAGCTCATTTATAAACATGCGATTTCGACATTTGCCCCGGAAAAAAACGTTCAATTTGAAACAGAATAA
- the spoVK gene encoding stage V sporulation protein K, with amino-acid sequence MSELTMNKAKGQINIVLNSKNINHLVKEDRNDFINYEEHQALKNVQKELDQLIGLDHVKKIIKEIYAWLYINKVRKENGLKPNKQALHMIFKGNPGTGKTTVARLLGKLFFEMNVLSKGHFIEAERADLVGEYIGHTANKTRDLIKKARGGILFIDEAYSLARGGEKDFGKEAIDTLVKGMEDYCDDLVVILAGYPKEMDYFLSLNPGLPSRFPLMIEFPDYTVDELVKMAKQMLREREYEFTPEAERKLYYHIEEVLETNQRGKFSNGRYVRNLIEKAIRKQAVRLLHEGRYDKKELMVIRDRDLVISS; translated from the coding sequence TTGTCGGAATTGACGATGAACAAAGCAAAAGGGCAGATTAACATTGTGCTCAATTCGAAAAATATTAACCATCTAGTAAAAGAGGACCGGAATGATTTTATTAATTATGAAGAGCATCAGGCGTTGAAAAATGTTCAAAAAGAACTGGATCAGCTGATTGGGCTCGATCATGTAAAAAAAATCATTAAAGAAATTTACGCGTGGCTTTATATTAATAAAGTCCGCAAAGAAAATGGTTTAAAACCAAATAAACAAGCGCTCCATATGATTTTTAAAGGAAACCCGGGCACGGGAAAAACGACGGTGGCGCGGCTGTTAGGAAAATTGTTTTTTGAAATGAACGTGCTTTCCAAAGGGCATTTTATCGAAGCGGAGCGTGCCGATTTAGTCGGTGAATATATTGGACATACTGCCAATAAAACGAGGGACTTAATCAAAAAAGCGCGCGGCGGAATTTTGTTTATCGATGAAGCGTACTCGCTTGCCCGCGGCGGCGAAAAAGATTTTGGCAAAGAGGCGATTGATACGCTTGTCAAAGGAATGGAAGATTATTGCGATGATTTGGTCGTCATTTTGGCGGGCTATCCGAAAGAGATGGATTATTTTTTATCATTAAATCCAGGATTGCCGTCCCGTTTTCCGCTGATGATTGAGTTTCCTGATTATACGGTCGATGAGCTGGTGAAAATGGCCAAACAGATGCTGCGGGAACGGGAATATGAGTTTACGCCGGAAGCGGAGCGAAAATTATACTATCATATTGAGGAAGTTCTGGAAACTAACCAGCGCGGAAAATTCAGCAACGGACGCTACGTCCGCAACTTAATTGAAAAGGCGATTCGCAAACAGGCGGTGCGCCTTTTGCATGAAGGGCGATACGATAAAAAGGAATTGATGGTGATCCGCGATCGCGATCTAGTCATTAGTTCTTAA